A region of the Methanobrevibacter ruminantium M1 genome:
AAAAATTAATTAACAAATTATTAATCCATATTCTTGAACGATATTTATTCTTAATTACTTTTAAATAATAAAATTCGTTCTTTTATTTTTCAATTTTTTATGGTGTGATTATGAATTTAGACAGTAACGTTAAAACCGGATTGATTGTAGCTATTTCTATAATTTTCCTTTTTGTTTTATCATTGTTTATTACTAGTGCACCAACAGGAGTGGATAATTCTGCTCGTTTCGGAATTTTGACACTGCTTCCTCCTCTTATAGCGATTGCTTTAGCATTTATTACTAAAGAAACTATTCTATCACTATTCGTTGGAGTTTTCGTTGGTGAATTCATGGTTTCAGTAAGTGATTTAAACATCATCAGCTCTGCAGTTAATGCATTTTTAGCTATGGGTGGTCAAATCATCTCATGTATGGCTGATCCATGGAACGCTGGTATTGTCCTCCAATGTCTGCTCATTGGTGGTGTAATCCAATTAATTACAAAAATGGGAGGAGCAAAAGCGTTAGCTGATGCTTTGGCTAAACGTGCTGACACTCCTAGAAAAGCTCAACTTATTACTGAATTTTTAGGATTATGTGTATTCTTTGATGACTATGCTAACTCCTTGATTGTAGGTCCTATCATGAGACCTGTTATGGACAAGCTTAAGGTTTCAAGGGAAAAATTAGCATTTGTAGTAGACGCAACTGCAGCTCCAGTTGCAGGTATTGCTATTATTTCCACTTGGATCGGTCTTGAAATCAGTTTGATTACTCAAGGTTTCGAATCAATCGGCATGAATGTAAGCGGATTCGGAATATTCCTTCAGACCATTCCATTCAGGTTCTATAACATTTTAATCTTGATTTTCATTGTTATCTCTGCAGTTACCCTGTATGAGTTCGGTCCAATGAAAGAGGCAGAGAAAAGGGCTCGTGCAAGAAAAGCTGATGAACCTGTTAAATCTCTTGAAGCAACCAGCTTTGATGATGTAAAACCTGTCGAAGGCATTAAATTATCCGTATGGAATGCTATCATTCCTATTGCAGTCTTAATTATCGGCGCTCTTATAGCATTCTACTGGAGTGGTTACACTACCATCTTAGGCGGTGAAGACCAAGCGCTCATTCATTTAATGAAAACTTCTCCATTATCCTTCAACGGTATCTTTGAGGCATTATCTGCTTCAGATGCATCTGTAGCCCTCTTCCAAGCTGCATTGCTTGCTTCCATTGTAGCTATCGTTATGGCAGTTCTCCAAAAGATCCTGACTATCGAAGAGGCAATTAGCGAATGGATTGGCGGTATGAAGACAATTGTTATCACTGGTGTAATCTTGCTTCTCGCTTGGTCCTTAGGTGGAGTAATCGGAGACATAGGAACTGCTGATTACTTGGTTGGAATATTGAAGGACACAATCCCTGTATTCATCTTGCCAACCTTGATCTTTATCCTAGGCGCATTGATTTCCTTTGCAACAGGTACTTCCTATGGTACAATGAGTATCCTTATGCCACTTACAATCCCTCTCGCTTGGGCTGTAAACCCTGATATGGGATTTGTTATCGTCTGTACAAGTGGTGTATTGACTGGTGCTATCTTCGGTGACCACTGTTCACCTATTTCAGATACAACCATTCTATCCTCTATGGGAACAAGCTGTGACCATATTGACCACGTCCGGACACAGATATACTATGCAATATTCGTTGCATCAATATCAATCATATTCGGATATATCCCAGCAGGATTCGGTATCCCATGGTATATTTCAATCCCTGTAGCTATTGTAGTGGATGTTTCATTGGGATTAAGAAGGTGATTGGGTGAAAAAGGTAGACCTTTCGATGGACCTCGATGAAGAAGAAGCCGAAGAGGCTGCTTAATTCATGATTTAATCGAAAAGTCTTTAAATAAGGTGAAAGGATTTAGGAAACTTAAATTATTATTTAAGTTTCTCTTTTTATTTTTTTATAAAATCATTATTTTTATTATTTATTTAAGTTTTTTAATTATTTATTTCATTTAAAAGCTATTTTTCAGATATTTCTATTAAAAAGAGTTATTGGCTATTATTTAACTATTTTGATTAATTAATTAAATTATTTTAATTCTAATTTGAATTTCATTAATTAATTAAAATAAAATTTTTAAATCATAAAATTTAAAGTATATTTATCAAATGTTTTAAGTTTAGAAAATTATTTAAGTATATTTATTAAGCGTTTTAAGTTTGGATAATTATTTTAATATATTTTTTCAGTGTTTTAAGATTATTTAGTAGTGATTTTTATGGCAAACAGTAATCAGTCTGAATGGGATAGTAACATTGCATTTATTTTGGCAATGATTGGTTCTGCAGTTGGTTTAGGAAATATTTGGCGTTTTCCAAATGTTCTATACTCCCACGGTGGAGGATCATTCATGATTCCTTATATCGTATCCCTATTCCTTTTAGGAATATCATTTGTACTTGTGGAATATGCTGTAGGATACAGATTCAAGTCCTCCCTAATCAAGGTTCTATATTCTGTCAAAAGCAAATTGGAGCCTGTAGCCTGGTTTATCGCCCTAATCGTCTTTCTCATAACAACATATTACATATGTGTAGTGGGATGGGACTTGATATATGTGGTCTTAAGCTTTACAAAGGCATGGGGCTCAAATCCAGACCTTTTCTTCTCAAGCATTGTCCTTCAATCAACAGATTCCATTGAAGGGCTTCTCCATATTGTTCCTATGGTATTTATATCCGTACTTGCATTATGGGCTGTTGCATGGTACATTATTCAAAAGGACTTAAATGACGGCATAGGTAAGGTAAGTAAGTTACTGCTTCCTTTGCTTTTGATTATTGTTGTTACAATCGTTTTGTTCTCACTGACCTTGCCTGGAGCTTCAATAGGCTATACCCAAATTTTTACTCCTGATTGGAGTGCCCTAACTGACTTGAATGTTTGGCTTGCTGCCTTTGGACAGATCGTATTCTCCCTTAGCTTAGGAATGTCCATTGCACTTACATATGCAAGCTACCTTCCTGAAGGCTCTAAATTAACAGACAATGCTTTAATCGTTGCATTTTCAAATTCTGGATTTGAAATCTTCAATTCAATCGGAATATTCTCAATACTTGGTTTTATGACCTTAAACACAGGCATTCCATTTGACCAACTGGTTACTGAAGGAACAGGCTTGGCATTTGTTGTTTTCCCTAAGGTATTCAATATAATGGGTCCTTGGGCTACAATCATCGGTCCGCTCTTCTTCCTATGCATTCTCTTTGCTGGTGTAACCTCTGTAATGGCATTGCTTGAGGTGGTCTGCTATTCAATCTCTGAAAAGTTCAACTTCTCTAGAAGAAAATCAGCAACAATAGTCTGCATTATAGGATTTATAGTATCTGTAATATTTACAACAAGTGCTGGAAGCATGATTTTAGGAATATTCGATGCATTCCTAAACAATATCGCACTCTTATTTGCAGTTCTTCTTGAATGCATCATATTCGGTTGGATCTATAATTTTGACAATCTCATAGAGACATTAAACAATAATTCAAATATAAAGGTAGGAAAAGTCTGGAAAAATGTAATTAAATTCATACTCCCAATCTGCATATGCTGATTATGGATTCAAGGAGTTTCTGACATTATTGCAGCAGATAATCCTATTAGCAGTGCAGTAATATTGACTTTAACTGTAATTGTAATAGTGGTTCCCTTTATATTCACATACCTCCCTGCAAAAAACCCAGAATTTTATAATAAGGTAGAAGACTAATGGTCTTTTACTTTTTTAATTCTTTTTTTTAAAACGTTTTCTTTTATCCTTTTTTTAACTCTTTTATCCTTTTTTTAATTCTTTTATCCTTTTTTTAATTCTTTTATCCTTTTTTTAATTCTTTTATCCTTTTTTTAATTCTTTTATCCTTTTTTTAATTCTTTTATCCTTTTTTTAATTCTTTTATCCTTTTTTTAACTCTTTTATCCTTTTTTTAATTCTTTTTTCATTGCCCTTATCAATTAGTTGGACTTTTTTCTTTTTGGCCTATTTTTTCACTTTTTCTATTTTGCTTAATCATTTCTCTTGAGATTCAATTTCAATTTTTAATAAAATTTTCACAAGTTTTTTAAATAAGTAAGTTGTAATATATAGTAATAGTAAATATTAATTAAATTAATTAATAAAAAAATGATTATTTAATTTTAAATTTAATTTTAAATTGTCAAAACCAATTTACCTAATTCTTTTAGAAGGCAATCAAATGGATGATGAAACTAATAACAATCAATGGAACAGTTCAACAAGCTTCATACTTGTCATGGTAGGATCCATCATAGCATTGGCAGGGATTTGGAGATTTTCCTATCTTATTTATGAAAACGGAGGGGGCAGCTTCCTAATCCCATACATATTAGCCATCGTTATCATGGTCATCCCCCTTCTTGTCCTTGAGTTTGGAGTGGGATTCAAATACAAGGCAAGCCTGCCAAGGATATTTTACAATATCAAGTCTGAATTTGAAATAGTGGCATGGTTTATCCTTTTCCTAATATTCATAGTCCTAATCTGCTATACTTGCATAATGTCCTGGGACCTTATCTACATAGTCCTAAGTTTATTTAAAGGATGGGGCAATAATCCTAGTGTTTTCTTTACAACCACCCTACTTCATAGCACCTCTAATCCATATGGCTTAACTTACCTTGTAGTTCCTATTGGAATCGGCCTCATATTAATCTGGGCCTTGATATATTTCATATCTCGAAGGGAAATAAATAGGGGAATATCATTAGTGACAAAATTTTCCCTGGCATTGACATTTGTTCTCGTCATCATCCTTTCAGTCTTTGCCCTTCAATTGCCAGGATCCAGAACTGGCCTTATGGCCTTGTTCAATCCAAATTGGGAATATCTCTTGGACTATAACATTTGGCTCACTGCATTCGGACAGCTTATATTTTCCTATGGCCTTGCATATGGAATCGCAAGCACATATTCCTCCTATCTTCCAGAGGACAGCAAGCTTATAGACAGCGCATGGGTTATTGTTCTAATCAGCCTAATATTCGAAATTCTGATGTCTGTTCTCATATTTGCATTGCTTGGACATATGGCATTGGGAAAGAACATGCCTATTACAAGCCTTGTAAGCGACAGCTTCTCATTGATATTTGTGGTTTTCCCTAATGTATTCAATGTGATGGGCTCATGGGCAACAATAATAGGTCCATTGTTCTTTATGGTTATATTTATAGGGGGATTAGGTGCATTATTTGCTCTTATAGAGCCTTTGGCAAATGCAATATGCGAAAAGTTCATTTGGACTAAGGATAGGGCAATAAAGACATTGGTCTTGGCAGGACTCTTTGCATCTTTCATATTTGCAACAGGAATGGGAGAGTATTTCCTTAGGATAGTTGACGGCTTCATAACCCAATTTGCAATAATTCTAGTTGTTTTGGTAGAGATATTAGTATTCGGATGGCTTTTTGACCTTGATGATATAAGAAATGTTTTAAACAATAATTCTAGAATAAAGCTCGGAAAATATTGGGTCTATCTAATCAAGTTTGCAATTCCGATTCTTCTTATTGTAATCTGGATATTGGGAGTTTATAATTTGATTATAACTGGAGACAGGCAAAGCCTTCTTGTTCAGTCCATTTTAGCTTCAATCATTGTTATTGTGCCTCTAGCTCTAACTGTAGCTCCATTTAATGGAGAATATTCTCTTGGCTCAATTACAGGAGGATATAATTACTTTAGGGACAGTGGGGATGATGAAGAGGCCAAATCAAATTCAAAGCCAGACTTAAAGTCCAGATTCACATCAAGATTCACATCTAAGGATAATGATGTTGATAATGGCACTGAAGGCTATGAAGAGAAGACCTATGTTGAAAAGACAATAGATGACTATGAGGGCTATGATGGTGTAGTGGCAATCACAGATGATGAAGAGGAAAATTCCAGCCTTAAATCCAGATTCAGTTGGGACAAGTTTAAAAAGTCTAAAAATGGTAAGAATGTTTTAAATAATGTTGATTTGTCTGCGAAAGAGTTTGATCCTCCAAGCGATGATGATTATGATGATTATGAAACTTATAATAGTTTAGATGATGGTTATAGCCAAGGCTCTGATGATTTTGATAATAGTATGGATGATTATAGGTCTAAATCTAAGTCCAAATCTAAATCCAAATCTAAATCCAAATCTAAATCCAAATCTAAATCAGAATCTAAGTCATTATTTGAAAAGATTAATTTATTTAATAAAGACCAAGGAGAGAATGATTATTTGGATGATAATTATGGCTATAATTCTAATGATAATTATGAAGATGATGATTCCTCCTTTGAAGATGTCTTCGATGATTTTGATTATATAACTCCTATAAGGGAAGAAGAACCTAAATCTAAACCTAAAACAAAGTCTAAACCAAAATCTAAAACAAATTCCAAATCAAAATCTAAGGCTAAAGGTGGAAATAAAAAACCTAAATTCATTAGTGCTGAGGATCTTGATGGAATTGAAAGTTTAGATGATTTAAGTAGCCAGCCTAATAAGAAACCTGCTTCTAAAAAGACTTCTGCTTCTAAAAAGAAATCAAGTTCAAAATCTAAAAAGGAATCTGGCTCTAAATCCAAAAAAGCATCAGAACCTAAAGAAGAACCTAAACCTAAAGAAGAAGAAATAGAATATGAAGAGTTCTCAGATGATTTCTTTGATGATGGTGTATTTGGAGAGGAAGGCTATGAAGCTCTTCTAGACGATTATGTGGAACCGAAACCAAAATCCAAAAAGAAAAAGGCATCTTCCAAATCTGACCAATCTACACCTAGGGATTCTAAACCCTATTATGATTATGAAAAGAAAGGATCAGATTCTGTTTTTAATTTAGATGATTAAAAATCATCTAATACTTTATTTTTTTATCTCTTATCTTTTTTTAGTCCATTTCTTTACCTATTTAACTATTTCTATTCCTATTATTTTCTATCATTTTCATTTTTTATCATTATTTGTTCATGATTTTTCAATTAATTTACATATTTATCCATATTTTCAAAATATAAAATTTATAAAAGATAAAAACATACCTATAATTATCAAAATAGGTGATTATATGGATAAAAAAATGACAGTTTTATTGGTTGCCCTATTTTGCCTTCTCTGTGTAGGCTCATATCTAATCTTTGAACCTGCCAGGCATATAAGCTATCATGAGGTCAATCTCACTGACACCTGCGTTGCAAAGGTCCCGGTAACCGATAAGGTATCTTCATATACAGACAACTTAAACATTCACTACTATTCCGATTATGAAAACGATCTTAACATTACAAGTTTTTATGATGTGGCTCCGGAATCTTCGTCTCAAGGGCATCTGAGAATGGACAATCTTAAAAAGGAAGTTTTAGGTACGGAAAAGGGAAGTGCAGGCAATCTCACTTATTATAAAAACAATAATGCCGGAACTTACACAATGTATGTTGAAGATAGAATGTCACATAATTATATTTTGCTTTCCGCTAAGGACTTAACAATTTTCACTAATGTATATTCTAGCTTAGAGGCTAGAATTGTGGTAAATGAAACTGATATTGATAGTTTGGACTCAAGCTATGCTTAATTTTGGCTTTATTTTAGTTAAAAGATAACTTCTATATTTAGTCAACTTAAGATTAGTTTTTAATTTAGATGATTAGCAATCATCTATTATTTTATTTTTAATTGTATTTTTAATTGTATTTTTAATTGTGTTTTTATTTGTATTTTAACTCTCATGAATTATTTTTAAAAAAACAACTTATTTTATTACTGGATTGATGAACTTATGAACACTGCAGAGATTTTAGTCAATTTGCTTGAAAGGGATGGAAATGAATTTATCTTTGGCCATCCAGGTGAACAGATACTTCCATTTTATAAGGCATTGAAGGACTCTTCAATCAGCCATATCCTAACAAGGCATGAACAAGCTGCAGCCCATGCTGCAGATGCATATGCGAGGGTTTCTGGTGAATACGGCATTTGCATATCAACTGCAGGTCCCGGTGCCATGAATCTGGTCATGGGAGCCTCCACAGCATTCAAGGATTCTGTTCCAATGCTTGTGATAACCGGAGACAATGACTATGATAAAAAGGACTCTGACATTTTTCAGTCATTTCCTATAAACTCTGTCTTTGAGAATATATCAATTAAAAGCTTCCATCCTTATGATGGGAAATCCGCTGTTTACAATATGATTGAAGCATTGATTCTTCTTCATAAGTTTCCAAAAGGTCCTGTTCATATCAATCTCTCTAGAGATGTACTTTTAGAAGAGATTGATTTTGATTCTATTGATTTAAGAGATATTGGTCTATCTAATATTCCTTCTTTGAATCTTAATGATTCTGATATAATTGAAAACTTTGATCTTTTTGATGATTCTTTAGATAATTTATATGACTTTTCACAAAAGTTATCCGCTGATGTAGATATAACTATTCAATCAGCTATTAAAAAATTAAAGGATTCGTCAAAACCATTAGTCATACTAGGAAATGGTATAGTTTGGTCAAAAGCTACTTTTAAATTAAGCGACTTTTTAAGTAAAACTATGCTTCCAGTTGTTACCACATATCACTCAAAGGGAATAGTCAGTGACCATGACAGATTGAACCTTGGGATAGTAGGTCTTAGGGGAAACTCATTGTCAAATTATGCTTATGAGAATTCAGATTGCATTTTGGTTCTAGGTGCCAAACTCTCTGAACGTACAATCGGTGCTTCCGACTTTGACATTGCCAAGGAAAAGATGATACATGTTAATATTGATGAGAATTGCTTAAAGGGAAAAATTAATATTTGCATGGATGTTAATGAGTTCTTGGACTGTCTTTTGGATGAATTAGATCAAGATAATGGAACATTTGATTATGATGATGGATGGATAGATGAGATCTACTCCAATTATGAGGAATTGATTGTTGGTGGAATTGAAGAAGTGGAAGAAAACTTTAATCCATTAAGGCCTCCTTATGCGATTAATAGGATTATAGATGCTTTTAAAGGAGCATATTTCCTATCAGATGCAGGAACCCATACGACATGGACTACTTTGCTTGCAAAAAGCGATTCATTCGGCAAGCTTTTGTTTTCAGGTGGCTTTGGTCCTATGGGATATAGCCTTCCAGGGTCCATTGGTGTTGCATTTGCCTTAAAGAAGAGAGGAATTGATGAAAGGGTGCTTGTCATCTGTGGTGATGGAGATATTCAAATGGTAATTCAGGAATTGGCTACAATTAGGGAATATGATTTGAATATTGATATTTTTATAATCAATAACTCTCAGTTAGGAATAATAAGACAATGGGAAGAGACTGTTTATGACTTTGATAAGTATCAGGTTGACCTTATTAATCCAGACTTTGCTAAATTGGCTGATGCATATGGTGTTGATTCTATGAAGGTGGAATCTAAGGAAGACCTTCAATTGGCTATTGAGATGTCTTTGGATTCAAATAAGGCATTTTTAGCTGATGTATGTGTTTGTGAAGAGAATATTCCTATGCCTAAAAAATAGTGTATTGCTTTAAAAGTTAGTTTAACTAATTTTTTTTATTGGTTTAAAAACTCTTTTAAGAGTTTATCTTTATTTTTTCCAATAAATTCAGTGTATTTTTCATCAATCGCTTCTATTTGATAATCTTCATTTTCAGCTTTTTTTAATAGATAAGCTATTGGCTCTATTTCTAAATGGGATATTATTCTTTGAGCTTTTTTATTATCTTTGTTCTCTTTATTTTTATTTTTATTTTTATCTTTAGTTTTGGATGGGTTTGCATTGATTGAAATGATATCTACTTTGAATATGAAATATATTTCATCTTCAAATATGGTAAAAGCTTCGCTAAATTCGTAAATTGTTTCTTTATTGAAGCTATTTATTATTTCTAGTCCATCCATGGTATCACTTTATTTGTTTGCTTATTCTTTATCTGGTTCTTCTTTAAATTTAGATTTTGGTTTAAGTTTCTTTTTCTTCTTTTTTATCTAATTCTTCTTTGGAGTTTTCTTTAATTTCAGTGTCTTTTTCTTTTTTATCTAATTCTTCTTTGGAGTTTTCTTTAATTTCAGTGTCTTTTTCTTTTTTATATAATTCTTCTTTGGAGTTTTCTTTAATTTCAGTGTCTTTTTCTTTTTTATATAATTCTTCATTGGAGTTTTCTTTTTCTTCATTTTCTTTATCTTTGGCTTTTTTATAAGCATAAATTACTTTAATCAATTCTCTAATGTCCTTTTTGCTTACTAAAATTAAGCTATAAAATATTATTTTCAGTAGATTTATCTTTAATTCCAATTGTCCTTCAAAATCAGTGATTATCTCTGTAAATCTAGGATCTACAGTTAATGAAACTGGCTTTTTACTATTTACTATAGCTCCTATTGACCATATCCAACTTGCTATCTTGACTGTGGTGAAAGAGTCGCTTAGGCCTAGTATCAAGTGTCCTTCGAGTTTCTTTATATCAATTGATTTTAGAATGTCCTTTAGATATTTCTTTAATTCTTTCTTTGATTTAATTAGCTCTTTTAGGATAGGTTTAATTTCATTGTATTTTTCCATCAGGCCTTTTTTGTCTTTGGACTCTTCTTCCTCTCCATCTTCTTCTTTTTCCTCTTCGGATTCTGTAGCCTTGTCTTCAGAGCTATCTTTTGTAAAAATAGGGATTTTAAGCAGAGTTATCTTTAATTTGTATCTGGCTTCTGCTTTTTCCTTTTCAACAGTTAGAATTATTCTTAAACCATTGTATAGGATTATTGAAAATATGATAATTAAGGCGATTAGTATAATTAAAATAAGATTTAAGATCATTTCTATCGCCTTTTCATATTTTGATTCTTTTTAACTTTTAATTTTTATTTATAAATCAAAGCTTTAAATTGGTTTTTTAAGTTATTTTAGGATTTAAATTTCTTAATTTTTCAAGTTGATTCAGTTTAAACAGCAAAATAGACTTATTAGTCATCTATTTCAATGCCTAATGATTCTTCTGCTTCTTCTACTTCTTCTTCAACCTTTTCTTTTAGGTCTGATTCTTCAACAGCATCTTCGACCTTTTCTTTTATGTCTGCGTCTTGGATATCAACTTCACTTACGTCATCAACATCTATGTAGTCGTCATTGCCTTTTGATGGGAGGAACTCTTTTAAGACATCAGTTAGGATTAATCCGATTTCGTTTAATGTCTTGTTGGTTTGGTTTCCTTTTGATAGGTTGATTGTCCTTATTTCATCAACTCCACTGTTTCCTTTTGATACGACAACCATGGTTATAGGTTCAACGCTTACACCTGCACCGGTTCCGGCAAGTGAATTATCAGCCTTTTGCTCTCCTATTCCGAATCCTACTGCAGCTTTGGATACAGGGATTAATAATTTGTCTTCAGTTTCTATTGCGTCTCCAATATAGTTGCTAATGTGAATAAGCTTTCTTAATTCTTCTACAGTTGTTTTAATTGGTTCTTCATCAATCATTCTTTTATCTCCTTATTTTTTATTTATATATTTTAATCTTTTAAAATTATAAAATACTTGATTTATTATTAGTTTTAATAAATTATATTTATTTCGATATGGCTTTTTAATAGTTATATATGCTAAATCTTTATTGCTTGGATAGTTAAATAAAAGATTAAATTTATTCGGCGATTAAAATTAAGTTAAAATTATTGATTTTGTAAAATAAGTAAAATTAAGAGTTTGTTTGTAAAAAGAGAAAAAAAGAGAATAAATGGAAGTTAAGAGTAATTACTCCCAACTTGAATAAAAATTTTGATCAAACTTTTTCTAAAAGTTTGAATTTGATGTAATGGTTCGCAAGAGCAGCCACACCGGCACCTGCATCTTCAACTAATCCTAATCCTTTTAAGGTTAATCCTAATGCAGTGAAAGTGATAGCTAATTCTTGATAGTTGATTACACCCATATGTCCAATTCTGAATATGTTTCCTTTAAGGTGGTCTTGTCCCCCTGCTAATTGGACTTTATATTTGTTGAGCATGGTTCCTCTGATTTGGTCGTCATTTGCTCCTTCTGGCATTTTTACTGCAGTTACAGTTGCAGAGGATACAGCTTCATCAGGGAATAATTCAAGACCTAAAGCTTTAACAGCATCTCTTGATGCAGCTGCTGCTGTGTGGTGTCTTTCTATTCTGTTTTCAAGACCTTCCTCATGGAGAACTTCAAGAGCAGCCTTTAATGCATAGATCAATGATACAGATGGAGTATAAGGGGTTTGAGCAGGGTCCTTATTACCGTTTGCTCTGTATTTAGGCATGTTCAAGTAGTAATTGTTGTCTTCTACCTTTTCACATGCTGCCCATGCGTCGTCATTGAATGTGATTGCTGCAAGGCCTGGAGGTGCGGCGAGACATTTTTGAGAACCGGTTACACATGCGTCAATGTGGTATTTGTCCACATCCACATAGTCTCCTCCTAAAGAGGATACTGTGTCTACAATGAATAATGCATCGTGGTTTTTCATTACTTCTCCCACTTCTTTGATAGGTGCGGCAACACCGGTTGAGGTTTCATTGTGTACCATGGTGATTGCTTTAATGTCTTCGTCTTTTTCTAAGGCTTCTTCAACAAGGTCTGGAGTTACAGCGGTTCCCCATTCAACATCTAACTGTACGGATTCGATTCCATGCATCTTGGAGATGTCTGCAAATCTTTCACCGAATTTTCCGCCTACTACATTTAATATTTTATCTCCTCTGTTGACAAGGTTTGAGACTGCTGCTTCCATTGCAGAAGTTCCAGAACCTGTTAGGATATAAGAATCATTTTTAGTTTGGAAAGTTTTAGACATTAATTTGGTTGTTTCTGTATAGATTTCTCCAAATTCGTCTCCTCTGTGGTTTACAACAGCTTTGCTCATTGCTTGTAATACTCTTGGGTCTGCAGTTGTTGGACCTGGGAGCATTAATAATATTTCGTTCATTTATTTTCCTCCAATCATAAATAAGAATTATAATGCTTGATTTGAATAATTTAATTTTAATATTAATTGATTATATTTTAATTTATTAAATAATGTCAAGCTATATATAAATTATTTTTTTAATAGTTTTTAAATATTTTGTCGGCAATTTGTTTTCTTTATGGATTTTGTAATTTTCATTGATATCTTTTTATTTTTTTTCTTTATGGATTTTGTAATTTCTGTAGTTTTGTTTTCTTTATGGATTTTGCTGTTTCAATGATATTTTTTCTTATGCTTTTTCTAATTTCTGATATTATTTTAGTTTATTCTTAATTCGCTTAACTTCGATTTTATTTAGGGCAATTTTTATAAAGGACTTTCTAAAGAATAATAATTATAA
Encoded here:
- a CDS encoding GerW family sporulation protein; its protein translation is MIDEEPIKTTVEELRKLIHISNYIGDAIETEDKLLIPVSKAAVGFGIGEQKADNSLAGTGAGVSVEPITMVVVSKGNSGVDEIRTINLSKGNQTNKTLNEIGLILTDVLKEFLPSKGNDDYIDVDDVSEVDIQDADIKEKVEDAVEESDLKEKVEEEVEEAEESLGIEIDD
- a CDS encoding pyridoxal-phosphate-dependent aminotransferase family protein; amino-acid sequence: MNEILLMLPGPTTADPRVLQAMSKAVVNHRGDEFGEIYTETTKLMSKTFQTKNDSYILTGSGTSAMEAAVSNLVNRGDKILNVVGGKFGERFADISKMHGIESVQLDVEWGTAVTPDLVEEALEKDEDIKAITMVHNETSTGVAAPIKEVGEVMKNHDALFIVDTVSSLGGDYVDVDKYHIDACVTGSQKCLAAPPGLAAITFNDDAWAACEKVEDNNYYLNMPKYRANGNKDPAQTPYTPSVSLIYALKAALEVLHEEGLENRIERHHTAAAASRDAVKALGLELFPDEAVSSATVTAVKMPEGANDDQIRGTMLNKYKVQLAGGQDHLKGNIFRIGHMGVINYQELAITFTALGLTLKGLGLVEDAGAGVAALANHYIKFKLLEKV